In Tripterygium wilfordii isolate XIE 37 chromosome 23, ASM1340144v1, whole genome shotgun sequence, one genomic interval encodes:
- the LOC119992921 gene encoding probable xyloglucan endotransglucosylase/hydrolase protein 5 — MGPSCSSWILCLCFLSLISATLSALPNKPVDVPFARNYAPTWAFDHIKYFNGGSEINLMLDKYTGTGFQSKGSYLFGHFSMHIKMVPGDSAGTVTAFYLSSQNNEHDEIDFEFLGNRTGQPYILQTNVYTGGKGDKEHRIYLWFDPTKEYHTYSVLWNMYQIVFFVDDVPIRVFKNSKDLGVRFPFNQPMKVYSSLWNADDWATRGGLEKTDWSKAPFTASYKGFHIDGCEASVNAKFCSTQGKRWWDQKQFQDLTPAEYSRLQWVRQRYTIYNYCTDRARYPTAPPECKRDHDI, encoded by the exons ATGGGTCCTTCTTGTTCTAGTTGGATTCTATGCCTGTGTTTCCTATCACTCATCTCTGCAACTCTAAGTGCTCTTCCAAATAAGCCCGTCGATGTACCTTTTGCCCGGAACTATGCTCCAACATGGGCATTTGATCACATCAAGTACTTCAATGGAGGTTCTGAAATTAACCTGATGCTTGACAAATACACTG GGACTGGATTTCAGTCCAAAGGCTCTTACTTGTTCGGTCACTTCAGCATGCACATTAAGATGGTTCCAGGCGACTCTGCGGGAACTGTTACTGCTTTCTAT CTATCTTCTCAAAACAACGAGCACGATGAGATAGACTTCGAGTTCCTGGGGAACAGAACAGGACAGCCTTACATACTGCAGACAAATGTATACACAGGAGGAAAGGGTGACAAAGAACACAGaatttatctttggtttgatcCCACCAAAGAATACCATACTTACTCTGTTCTGTGGAACATGTATCAGATTGT ATTCTTTGTTGATGATGTGCCCATAAGGGTGTTCAAGAACAGCAAAGACCTGGGAGTAAGGTTCCCATTCAACCAACCTATGAAGGTATACTCGAGCCTGTGGAACGCAGATGACTGGGCTACTAGGGGTGGCTTGGAGAAGACAGATTGGTCAAAGGCACCCTTCACAGCCTCCTATAAGGGCTTCCATATAGATGGCTGCGAGGCGTCAGTAAATGCTAAGTTCTGTTCTACTCAGGGAAAACGTTGGTGGGATCAGAAGCAATTCCAAGATCTAACTCCTGCAGAATACAGTAGACTCCAGTGGGTTCGCCAGAGATACACCATCTACAACTACTGCACCGATCGTGCTCGTTATCCTACCGCCCCACCAGAATGCAAGAGAGACCAtgatatttag
- the LOC119992918 gene encoding DEAD-box ATP-dependent RNA helicase 41 isoform X1 yields MDDARGVNQSKGSMIATDGDEVTADDVKKRSREQREPLEGEPRCVICGRYGEYICNETDDDICSMECKHTILRRVAKTQVSICHPAPTRLPATDECFYVRDSDDKSSTTEQTEVLRRKLEIHVKGGLVPPPILSFSSCNLPQRLLQNVETLGYDIPTPVQMQVIPAALNRQNLLVSADTGSGKTASFLVPVISSCANYRIEHPTNRKKLIALVLTPTRELSIQVEEQAKLLGKGLPFKTALVVGGDAMPSQLYRIQQGVEMVVGTPGRIIGLLTKHDIELDDVSVFVLDEVDCMLQRGFREQVMQIFTALSQPQVLMFSATISPEVEKMASSLGKDLISISVGKSNRPSKSVKQVAIWVEPKRKKQKLFDILTSKQHFMPPVVVFVASRVGADLLSNAITVTTGMKSLSLHGEKPMKERREIMRSFLVGEVPIIVSTGVLGRGVDLLGVRQVVVFDMPNSIKEYVHQIGRASRMGEEGTALVFLNEENKSLFCELVEVLKSSGSAIPRELANSRHIVRSISCSKGQKKRKLGF; encoded by the exons ATGGACGACGCGAGGGGAGTAAATCAAAGCAAAGGCTCAATGATTGCAACAGATGGTGATGAAGTCACTG CAGATGATGTGAAAAAGAGATCCAGAGAACAGAGAGAACCTCTGGAGGGGGAGCCTAGATGTGTTATATGTGGTCGGTACGGTGAGTATATATGCAATGAGACAGATGATGATATTTGCAGCATGGAATGCAAACATACTATACTGCGCAGGGTTGCCAAAACCCAGGTGTCAATTTGCCACCCAGCACCAACAAGGCTACCTGCCACCGATGAGTGCTTCTATGTGAGGGATTCTGACGATAAATCCTCTACAACTGAGCAGACTGAAGTTCTCAGAAGGAAACTTGAAATTCATGTTAAGGGGGGCTTAGTTCCACCACCCATTTTGTCATTCTCTTCCTGTAACCTTCCTCAGAGGCTCCTACAGAATGTAGAGACCTTAGGATATGACATACCCACACCTGTCCAGATGCAAGTGATCCCGGCAGCATTGAATCGTCAAAATCTGCTTGTTTCAGCGGACACTGGCTCTGGCAAAACTGCTTCATTTCTGGTTCCTGTTATTTCTTCTTGTGCAAATTATCGCATAGAGCACCCGACTAACCGGAAAAAGCTGATAGCACTGGTTCTAACCCCAACCAGAGAGCTTTCCATACAGGTTGAGGAACAAGCCAAGTTGTTGGGGAAGGGTTTGCCATTCAAAACTGCACTAGTGGTCGGTGGTGATGCCATGCCTTCACAACTCTACCGCATTCAGCAAGGAGTAGAGATGGTAGTGGGAACTCCAGGCAGGATTATTGGTCTTTTAACAAAGCATGACATTGAGCTAGATGATGTATCAGTATTTGTTTTGGATGAGGTGGACTGCATGCTTCAAAGGGGATTTCGTGAACAGGTCATGCAAATTTTTACAGCTCTCTCTCAACCCCAGGTCTTGATGTTTTCTGCTACAATTTCGCCAGAGGTGGAAAAGATGGCCAGCTCTTTGGGCAAAGATTTAATATCCATTTCTGTTGGCAAGAGTAACAGGCCAAGTAAGTCTGTGAAGCAAGTGGCTATCTGGGTTGAACCGAAACGTAAAAAGCAGAAGCTTTTTGACATACTCACGAGTAAGCAACATTTTATGCCACCTGTTGTGGTATTTGTGGCTTCGAGAGTTGGGGCAGATCTTCTGTCTAATGCAATCACGGTGACCACAGGGATGAAGTCATTATCACTCCATGGGGAGAAGCCCatgaaagagaggagagagattaTGAGGTCATTTTTGGTGGGAGAGGTTCCCATTATTGTGTCCACTGGAGTTTTGGGTCGGGGAGTTGATTTGTTGGGTGTGAGACAGGTAGTAGTGTTTGACATGCCCAACTCAATCAAGGAATATGTACATCAAATTGGGAGGGCATCCAGAATGGGAGAGGAAGGCACGGCACTTGTCTTCTTAAATGAAGAGAACAAGAGTTTGTTTTGTGAGTTGGTTGAAGTCTTAAAATCTTCTGGCTCAGCCATACCTCGGGAGCTTGCTAATTCCCGGCACATTGTTCGTTCTATTTCTTGCAGCAAGGGTCAGAAAAAGAGAAAGCTTGGTTTTTGA
- the LOC119992918 gene encoding DEAD-box ATP-dependent RNA helicase 41 isoform X2, protein MDDARGVNQSKGSMIATDGDEVTDDVKKRSREQREPLEGEPRCVICGRYGEYICNETDDDICSMECKHTILRRVAKTQVSICHPAPTRLPATDECFYVRDSDDKSSTTEQTEVLRRKLEIHVKGGLVPPPILSFSSCNLPQRLLQNVETLGYDIPTPVQMQVIPAALNRQNLLVSADTGSGKTASFLVPVISSCANYRIEHPTNRKKLIALVLTPTRELSIQVEEQAKLLGKGLPFKTALVVGGDAMPSQLYRIQQGVEMVVGTPGRIIGLLTKHDIELDDVSVFVLDEVDCMLQRGFREQVMQIFTALSQPQVLMFSATISPEVEKMASSLGKDLISISVGKSNRPSKSVKQVAIWVEPKRKKQKLFDILTSKQHFMPPVVVFVASRVGADLLSNAITVTTGMKSLSLHGEKPMKERREIMRSFLVGEVPIIVSTGVLGRGVDLLGVRQVVVFDMPNSIKEYVHQIGRASRMGEEGTALVFLNEENKSLFCELVEVLKSSGSAIPRELANSRHIVRSISCSKGQKKRKLGF, encoded by the exons ATGGACGACGCGAGGGGAGTAAATCAAAGCAAAGGCTCAATGATTGCAACAGATGGTGATGAAGTCACTG ATGATGTGAAAAAGAGATCCAGAGAACAGAGAGAACCTCTGGAGGGGGAGCCTAGATGTGTTATATGTGGTCGGTACGGTGAGTATATATGCAATGAGACAGATGATGATATTTGCAGCATGGAATGCAAACATACTATACTGCGCAGGGTTGCCAAAACCCAGGTGTCAATTTGCCACCCAGCACCAACAAGGCTACCTGCCACCGATGAGTGCTTCTATGTGAGGGATTCTGACGATAAATCCTCTACAACTGAGCAGACTGAAGTTCTCAGAAGGAAACTTGAAATTCATGTTAAGGGGGGCTTAGTTCCACCACCCATTTTGTCATTCTCTTCCTGTAACCTTCCTCAGAGGCTCCTACAGAATGTAGAGACCTTAGGATATGACATACCCACACCTGTCCAGATGCAAGTGATCCCGGCAGCATTGAATCGTCAAAATCTGCTTGTTTCAGCGGACACTGGCTCTGGCAAAACTGCTTCATTTCTGGTTCCTGTTATTTCTTCTTGTGCAAATTATCGCATAGAGCACCCGACTAACCGGAAAAAGCTGATAGCACTGGTTCTAACCCCAACCAGAGAGCTTTCCATACAGGTTGAGGAACAAGCCAAGTTGTTGGGGAAGGGTTTGCCATTCAAAACTGCACTAGTGGTCGGTGGTGATGCCATGCCTTCACAACTCTACCGCATTCAGCAAGGAGTAGAGATGGTAGTGGGAACTCCAGGCAGGATTATTGGTCTTTTAACAAAGCATGACATTGAGCTAGATGATGTATCAGTATTTGTTTTGGATGAGGTGGACTGCATGCTTCAAAGGGGATTTCGTGAACAGGTCATGCAAATTTTTACAGCTCTCTCTCAACCCCAGGTCTTGATGTTTTCTGCTACAATTTCGCCAGAGGTGGAAAAGATGGCCAGCTCTTTGGGCAAAGATTTAATATCCATTTCTGTTGGCAAGAGTAACAGGCCAAGTAAGTCTGTGAAGCAAGTGGCTATCTGGGTTGAACCGAAACGTAAAAAGCAGAAGCTTTTTGACATACTCACGAGTAAGCAACATTTTATGCCACCTGTTGTGGTATTTGTGGCTTCGAGAGTTGGGGCAGATCTTCTGTCTAATGCAATCACGGTGACCACAGGGATGAAGTCATTATCACTCCATGGGGAGAAGCCCatgaaagagaggagagagattaTGAGGTCATTTTTGGTGGGAGAGGTTCCCATTATTGTGTCCACTGGAGTTTTGGGTCGGGGAGTTGATTTGTTGGGTGTGAGACAGGTAGTAGTGTTTGACATGCCCAACTCAATCAAGGAATATGTACATCAAATTGGGAGGGCATCCAGAATGGGAGAGGAAGGCACGGCACTTGTCTTCTTAAATGAAGAGAACAAGAGTTTGTTTTGTGAGTTGGTTGAAGTCTTAAAATCTTCTGGCTCAGCCATACCTCGGGAGCTTGCTAATTCCCGGCACATTGTTCGTTCTATTTCTTGCAGCAAGGGTCAGAAAAAGAGAAAGCTTGGTTTTTGA